The Vibrio agarivorans genome window below encodes:
- a CDS encoding DUF2799 domain-containing protein, producing MNKLMVLGVAALMIGCASSTEDLIAKGDWYQVGYQEGLRGNTSRSAADLKQYSNVELSEYDKGYLTGVAEYCNPNFAYQIGLSGQYYEGVCEGMEEGQKFRMEWQRGWSEYNK from the coding sequence ATGAATAAGCTGATGGTACTAGGTGTTGCGGCGTTAATGATAGGGTGCGCTTCCTCAACAGAAGATTTGATTGCAAAAGGGGATTGGTATCAAGTGGGCTACCAAGAGGGATTGCGCGGAAATACCTCTCGCTCAGCAGCCGACCTAAAACAGTACAGTAACGTTGAATTGTCTGAATATGATAAAGGCTATTTAACAGGCGTTGCCGAGTATTGTAATCCGAATTTTGCTTACCAAATTGGTTTATCTGGCCAATACTATGAAGGGGTATGTGAAGGCATGGAAGAGGGGCAAAAGTTTCGTATGGAGTGGCAGCGTGGATGGTCTGAGTACAATAAGTAA